The genomic segment AGGATGTCGTCCTGCGGGACGAGGCCGATCCGCTGGCGCAGCTCGGCGTAGTCCCGGTACAGGTCCCGGCCGTCGTAGAGGACGGTGCCCTCGTCCGCGGGGCGCTGCCCGGTCAGCGCGTTGAGCAGCGTCGACTTGCCCGCGCCGCTCGGGCCGACCACGGCCAGCAGGCACTTCTCGCCGACCGGGAAGGAGATCCCGTCCAGCAGCGTCCGGCGGCCCTTGTCGATCCGTACCGCCAGGTCCTGCACGTCCAGCGACACCTCGCCGGTGTCGACGAACTCCTGGAGTTCGTCGCCGACGAGGCAGAAGGCGGAGTGGCCGATGCCGACGATGTCGCCGGGGATCACCGGGGCACGGGCCACCGGCTGGCCGTTGAGGTACGTGCCGTTGTGGCTGCCCAGGTCGACGATCTCGTAGCCGTCAGGACCCGCCCGCAGCTCGGCGTGCCGGCGCGAGACCACCAGCTCGTCGATCACCAGGTCGCTGTCGGGAGCGCGGCCGATCCGCACCGTACGGGCCGTGGAGGGCAGCGGCCGCACGGAACTCGGCCGGCGGAAGGTGCTGGTGGCGGCGGGATGCGAGACGGCCGACGGCCGCCGGACCTCCGCCGGGCGGTCTACCGCCGGTGCGCTGAGGACCGCGAGCGGGCCGTCCGCCGCGTCACCGAACCGGATCACGCTGCCGGGGCCGACCGAGGACAGCCGCACCCGCTGTCCGTCGGCGTACGTTCCGTTGGTGCTGTCGTCGTCCTCCAGCATCCAGTGGCCGGTGGCGGGCCGGAGGACCGCGTGGTGCCAGGAGACCCGGTCGTCGCTGAGCACGACATCGCTCTGCGGATCGCGCCCGATACGGTAGGACCTGTTCGGTTCCATCACCTGAGAGTCGCCGCCGGCTTCGACGACGAGCTCGGGTGCCATGGGAGTGACCGGTCGGTCTTCCATGGTCAAATTTTACGGCGGGCGGCCGGGCCCCGCCCGTCGGCGGGCGGCCGCCGCCCGGCCGGGCCGGTGACGACCGGCAGATCACCGGCCCATCACCGACCGATGCAGCACTGAGGGATCGCCGCCGGATCACCGGCGCTGGGGTGGCATCGGAGGCCCGCTACCGCTGCGTATCCTCGATGGCCGGGGCGAAGCGGATCATGGAGGTACGAGGTGGAATTCCGGCTGCTCGGATCCGTCGCCGTCGTCACGGAGAACGGGGACGTGGCACTGGGGCCCGCCAAACGCTCCAGCCTGCTGGCCATGATGCTGCTGCGGCCCAACACCCCGGTGAACGTCAGCCAGCTGATCGGCGCCCTCTGGGAGGACGAGCCGCCCGCCCACGCCAAGACCGTCCTCCAGGGCCATGTCTCACGGCTGCGCGCGGTGCTCGCCGAGCACGGGGCGTCCGCGTACGGGGTCGAGCTCGCCACGCAGGGGACGGCGTACACCCTGCAGCTGCCGGAATCCCTGGTGGACGCCCATCGCTTCGAAGAGCTCGTCGCGCTCGCCGGGGTGCAGCGGCGGCCCGCCGACGCCGTGCGGATGCTGCGGGAGGCGCTCTCCTTCTGGCAGGGACCCGCGCTCACCGGGACCGTGCAGAGCCGGCCGCTGGAGGCGGCGGCCGGCGGTCTGGAGGAGCGGCGGCTGGCCTCGGTGGAGGCGCTCGCCGACGCGTACGGCCAGCTCGGCGAGCACGGCCGGGCCGCCGCCGTGCTCCGTACCGAAGCGGTCGCGCACCCGCTGCGGGAGACCCTGGCGGCCGCGCTGATGCTGGCGTTGGGCCGCTCGGGCCGCCAGTCGGACGCGATCGGCTGGTACCACCGCACCCGGCGGCTGCTCGCCGAAGAGCTCGGCGTGGACCCCGGTGAGGCGCTCAGCGAGGCGTACGCGACGCTCCTGCGCTCCGCGGAACCCATGCCGGCCCAGCGGCCCGCCCTGCACACCGCGGTCGCGATCCCCGAGCAGCTGCCCCGGCCGCCGCGCGGCTTCACCGGGCGGGGCGCCGAACTGGCGTCGCTCGCCCGGGCCGTCAGCGCGGGGGACGCGCCCGTCTGCCTCGTCACCGGGCCCGCCGGCGTCGGCAAGACCGCCTTCGCCGTGCACTGGGCGTACGACCGGCGCGCCGACTTCCCGGACGGGCGGCTCTTCGCCGACCTGCGCGGCTTCAGCGACACCCCGGCGCCCGAAGCCGGCGCCGTACTGCGGGAGTTCCTCCTGGCGCTCGGTACCCCGGCGCAGCGGATACCGGAGACCCCCGACGCGATGGGCGCGCTGTTCCGCTCCCTCACCGCGGACAGCCGGCTCCTCGTCGTCCTCGACAACGCGCGCTCCTCCGAGCAGGTCCGGCCGCTGCTCCCCGGCGGCGACCGCTGCACGACGCTCGTCACCAGCCGCGACCGGCTCGGCGGCCTCATCGCCTCCGACGCGGCCCGGCCGGTACCGCTCGGGCACCTTCCGCCGGCCGACTCGGTGGCGCTGCTCCGCAGCGTGCTGGGCACGGAGCGGGTCGCCGCCGAGCCCGGCGCCGCCGCGCGGCTGGCCGGACTCTGCGACGGGCTGCCGCTCGCCCTGCGGGTGACGGCGGCACGGCTGGCCGAGCGGCCGCAGTGGACCCTCGACGCGATGGTCGGCGAACTGGCCGACGAACAGAGCTGTCTGGCTCTGCTCGACATCGAGGACACCGGGGTCTCGGCCGCACTGCGCCTGACGCTGCAGCAGCTGCCCGAGCCCGCCGCCCGGATGTTCCGCGCCCTGGGCCTGCACACCGGATCCGACCTGGACCGTTTCGCGGCGGGCGCGCTCGCCGGGACATCCCCCGCGCAGGCCTCCGCCGACCTGGACCGGCTCGCCGCGGCCCATCTGCTCACCGAGTCCGTCCCCGGCCGCTGGGCGCCGCACGACCTGGTACGCCTCTACGCCCGCCACCTCGCCCCGCAGGCGGACCCCCAGGGCCTGCACCGGCTCCTCGACCACTACCTCTACACGGGGCTCGCGGCGGACGCCGCCGCCGAACCGGGCTCCCAGCCCTGCTACTCGCTGCCCGCCGACTTCCGCCGGCCCCCGGCGACCAGGGAGTTCGAGGACCGCGCGGCGGCGCTGGCCTGGTACGAGGCGGAGCGTCCGGCCCTGGAGGGCGCGGTCGCCGCGGCCGTAGCACTGGGCCTGCACGACCGGGCCTGGCGGCTCGCCCTCGTGCAGTGGCCGCTCATGCTGTGGCGGATCAGGGACGGCTGGGTGCCGCTCCTCCAGGCCGGGCTCGCCTCGGCGGAGCACGTGGGCGATCCGGACGCGCAGTCGCGGGTGCGGGCGCTGCTCGGCTGGGTGCTGCACGAAGAAGGCCGGGACGCGGAAGCTCTCGTCCAGTTGGAGCAGGCGCCCGAGCTGGCCGCACGGGCGGGCGACGCGATCAGTGAAGCGGTCGCCTACGTCAACCTCGGCGCGG from the Streptomyces sp. RKAG293 genome contains:
- a CDS encoding AfsR/SARP family transcriptional regulator gives rise to the protein MEFRLLGSVAVVTENGDVALGPAKRSSLLAMMLLRPNTPVNVSQLIGALWEDEPPAHAKTVLQGHVSRLRAVLAEHGASAYGVELATQGTAYTLQLPESLVDAHRFEELVALAGVQRRPADAVRMLREALSFWQGPALTGTVQSRPLEAAAGGLEERRLASVEALADAYGQLGEHGRAAAVLRTEAVAHPLRETLAAALMLALGRSGRQSDAIGWYHRTRRLLAEELGVDPGEALSEAYATLLRSAEPMPAQRPALHTAVAIPEQLPRPPRGFTGRGAELASLARAVSAGDAPVCLVTGPAGVGKTAFAVHWAYDRRADFPDGRLFADLRGFSDTPAPEAGAVLREFLLALGTPAQRIPETPDAMGALFRSLTADSRLLVVLDNARSSEQVRPLLPGGDRCTTLVTSRDRLGGLIASDAARPVPLGHLPPADSVALLRSVLGTERVAAEPGAAARLAGLCDGLPLALRVTAARLAERPQWTLDAMVGELADEQSCLALLDIEDTGVSAALRLTLQQLPEPAARMFRALGLHTGSDLDRFAAGALAGTSPAQASADLDRLAAAHLLTESVPGRWAPHDLVRLYARHLAPQADPQGLHRLLDHYLYTGLAADAAAEPGSQPCYSLPADFRRPPATREFEDRAAALAWYEAERPALEGAVAAAVALGLHDRAWRLALVQWPLMLWRIRDGWVPLLQAGLASAEHVGDPDAQSRVRALLGWVLHEEGRDAEALVQLEQAPELAARAGDAISEAVAYVNLGAVLASTGDHERAGALMTHAVALAARTGHPPTQVLTLQHLARHCLTTEAYEEALAHTLSAAEIVSPDAVVGRAQLQIVRGEALAALGRSGEAADQLKEAAAAAEAAGFTEGSARAAEQLARLSADR